A window from Sphingobacterium hotanense encodes these proteins:
- a CDS encoding helix-turn-helix domain-containing protein — protein sequence MWYLLENDNEYKNALKRFEEIKYSKRGTVEHKEKMLLVTLISNYEVKKYPVTEIDPIEMIKIRMKEFGYSASQLGNKSTVSKILNYKRPLTLSMIRHLSKLLKIPSDFLIQEYQLKP from the coding sequence ATGTGGTATTTACTAGAAAATGATAACGAGTATAAGAACGCCCTTAAACGATTTGAAGAGATCAAATATTCAAAGCGCGGTACGGTGGAACATAAAGAAAAGATGCTTTTGGTTACCTTGATTTCAAATTATGAGGTCAAAAAATACCCGGTTACGGAAATTGATCCTATTGAGATGATTAAAATTCGAATGAAAGAATTTGGATATTCGGCATCTCAACTAGGAAACAAAAGCACTGTTAGCAAGATCCTGAATTATAAACGACCACTCACCTTGTCTATGATACGGCATCTCTCGAAATTATTAAAAATCCCCTCTGACTTCTTGATCCAAGAATATCAATTAAAGCCTTAA
- a CDS encoding type II toxin-antitoxin system HigB family toxin, with protein sequence MIILKLELLDRFKKKHASSRKGIDAWIILVRSAQWLKSQDIIDDFPTAKIISADRARFKIVGNKFRLIIEVAYKDGYVDVRFIGTHAEYDKIDAKNI encoded by the coding sequence ATGATTATCCTGAAATTGGAACTTCTAGATCGTTTCAAAAAGAAACATGCGAGCAGCAGAAAAGGGATTGACGCTTGGATTATTCTGGTCAGAAGTGCACAATGGTTGAAAAGCCAGGACATCATAGACGATTTTCCAACTGCTAAGATTATCAGTGCGGATAGGGCTCGCTTCAAAATAGTTGGCAATAAATTCCGATTAATTATTGAAGTCGCCTATAAGGACGGTTATGTGGACGTTCGCTTTATTGGAACCCACGCAGAATATGATAAAATAGATGCGAAGAATATTTAG